One window of Populus nigra chromosome 5, ddPopNigr1.1, whole genome shotgun sequence genomic DNA carries:
- the LOC133695353 gene encoding uncharacterized protein LOC133695353 isoform X1, producing MADHVSDASPLIPPSPITEPSEIDLEAGPGEQIQCRICLETDGRDFIAPCKCKGTTKYVHRECLDQWRAVKEGFAFSHCTTCKAPYHLRVHAATDRKWRTLKFRFFVTRDIAFIFLAVQLVIASLAYLVYLIDTHQKSWLRLAWGFDSEFSFYYICECCWTGALLFFALLGLSGCFITCYDRRVRNDLAQPCREICLCCCQPGVCADCHLPGTICMWTDCTTCFESCASTAGECGCLGGASEAGLPLLFIMVLIVLGLFTVIGIFYSVLVATMVGQRIWQRHYHILAKRMLTKEYVVEDVDGEMTGSDWSPPPLPPEHVQQLKNLGLL from the exons ATGGCTGATCATGTATCGGACGCTTCCCCTCTAATCCCTCCGTCGCCGATCACCGAGCCCAGCGAGATCGACCTCGAAGCCGGTCCTGGCGAGCAAATCCAGTGCCGTATTTGCCTCGAAACTGACG GTAGGGATTTTATTGCACCATGCAAGTGCAAAGGAACGACAAAGTATGTACATCGTGAATGCTTGGATCAGTGGCGAGCTGTGAAA GAAGGGTTTGCATTTTCTCACTGCACAACCTGCAAGGCTCCATACCATTTGAGAGTTCACGCTGCTACTGATAGGAAATGGCGAACTCTGAAATTTCGATTCTTTGTGACTAGAgacattgcatttatttttctgGCTGTTCAGCTT GTAATTGCTTCACTAGCATATTTGGTCTACCTAATTGACACTCATCAAAAGTCTTGGCTTCGTCTCGCATGGGGCTTTGATAGCGAGTTTAGTTTCTACTACATATGTG AATGTTGTTGGACAGGAGCACTATTATTCTTCGCTTTGCTGGGGCTATCTGGGTGCTTCATAACTTGCTATGATCGAAGAGTACGCAATGATTTGGCTCAGCCATGTCGAGAGATATGTCTTTGTTGCTGCCAGCCCGG TGTGTGTGCAGACTGCCATTTACCTGGTACTATTTGCATGTGGACTGACTGTACCACATGCTTTGAAAGCTGTGCAAGTACAGCTGGTGAATGTGGTTGCTTAGGTGGTGCCAGTGAAGCAGGGTTACCGCTATTGTTTATAATGGTTTTAATCGTGCTTGGACTATTTACTGTAATTGGCATATTCTACAGCGTTTTGGTGGCCACAATGGTTGGACAACGAATTTGGCAGCGGCATTATCATATACTTGCGAAAAGGATGCTAACAAAA GAATATGTTGTGGAGGATGTTGATGGTGAAATGACGGGATCAGATTGGTCTCCTCCACCACTTCCACCTGAGCATGTTCAGCAGCTGAAAAACCTGGGCCTTCTGTGA
- the LOC133695353 gene encoding uncharacterized protein LOC133695353 isoform X4, translating into MADHVSDASPLIPPSPITEPSEIDLEAGPGEQIQCRICLETDGRDFIAPCKCKGTTKYVHRECLDQWRAVKVIASLAYLVYLIDTHQKSWLRLAWGFDSEFSFYYICGALLFFALLGLSGCFITCYDRRVRNDLAQPCREICLCCCQPGVCADCHLPGTICMWTDCTTCFESCASTAGECGCLGGASEAGLPLLFIMVLIVLGLFTVIGIFYSVLVATMVGQRIWQRHYHILAKRMLTKEYVVEDVDGEMTGSDWSPPPLPPEHVQQLKNLGLL; encoded by the exons ATGGCTGATCATGTATCGGACGCTTCCCCTCTAATCCCTCCGTCGCCGATCACCGAGCCCAGCGAGATCGACCTCGAAGCCGGTCCTGGCGAGCAAATCCAGTGCCGTATTTGCCTCGAAACTGACG GTAGGGATTTTATTGCACCATGCAAGTGCAAAGGAACGACAAAGTATGTACATCGTGAATGCTTGGATCAGTGGCGAGCTGTGAAA GTAATTGCTTCACTAGCATATTTGGTCTACCTAATTGACACTCATCAAAAGTCTTGGCTTCGTCTCGCATGGGGCTTTGATAGCGAGTTTAGTTTCTACTACATATGTG GAGCACTATTATTCTTCGCTTTGCTGGGGCTATCTGGGTGCTTCATAACTTGCTATGATCGAAGAGTACGCAATGATTTGGCTCAGCCATGTCGAGAGATATGTCTTTGTTGCTGCCAGCCCGG TGTGTGTGCAGACTGCCATTTACCTGGTACTATTTGCATGTGGACTGACTGTACCACATGCTTTGAAAGCTGTGCAAGTACAGCTGGTGAATGTGGTTGCTTAGGTGGTGCCAGTGAAGCAGGGTTACCGCTATTGTTTATAATGGTTTTAATCGTGCTTGGACTATTTACTGTAATTGGCATATTCTACAGCGTTTTGGTGGCCACAATGGTTGGACAACGAATTTGGCAGCGGCATTATCATATACTTGCGAAAAGGATGCTAACAAAA GAATATGTTGTGGAGGATGTTGATGGTGAAATGACGGGATCAGATTGGTCTCCTCCACCACTTCCACCTGAGCATGTTCAGCAGCTGAAAAACCTGGGCCTTCTGTGA
- the LOC133695353 gene encoding uncharacterized protein LOC133695353 isoform X2: MADHVSDASPLIPPSPITEPSEIDLEAGPGEQIQCRICLETDGRDFIAPCKCKGTTKYVHRECLDQWRAVKEGFAFSHCTTCKAPYHLRVHAATDRKWRTLKFRFFVTRDIAFIFLAVQLVIASLAYLVYLIDTHQKSWLRLAWGFDSEFSFYYICGALLFFALLGLSGCFITCYDRRVRNDLAQPCREICLCCCQPGVCADCHLPGTICMWTDCTTCFESCASTAGECGCLGGASEAGLPLLFIMVLIVLGLFTVIGIFYSVLVATMVGQRIWQRHYHILAKRMLTKEYVVEDVDGEMTGSDWSPPPLPPEHVQQLKNLGLL; the protein is encoded by the exons ATGGCTGATCATGTATCGGACGCTTCCCCTCTAATCCCTCCGTCGCCGATCACCGAGCCCAGCGAGATCGACCTCGAAGCCGGTCCTGGCGAGCAAATCCAGTGCCGTATTTGCCTCGAAACTGACG GTAGGGATTTTATTGCACCATGCAAGTGCAAAGGAACGACAAAGTATGTACATCGTGAATGCTTGGATCAGTGGCGAGCTGTGAAA GAAGGGTTTGCATTTTCTCACTGCACAACCTGCAAGGCTCCATACCATTTGAGAGTTCACGCTGCTACTGATAGGAAATGGCGAACTCTGAAATTTCGATTCTTTGTGACTAGAgacattgcatttatttttctgGCTGTTCAGCTT GTAATTGCTTCACTAGCATATTTGGTCTACCTAATTGACACTCATCAAAAGTCTTGGCTTCGTCTCGCATGGGGCTTTGATAGCGAGTTTAGTTTCTACTACATATGTG GAGCACTATTATTCTTCGCTTTGCTGGGGCTATCTGGGTGCTTCATAACTTGCTATGATCGAAGAGTACGCAATGATTTGGCTCAGCCATGTCGAGAGATATGTCTTTGTTGCTGCCAGCCCGG TGTGTGTGCAGACTGCCATTTACCTGGTACTATTTGCATGTGGACTGACTGTACCACATGCTTTGAAAGCTGTGCAAGTACAGCTGGTGAATGTGGTTGCTTAGGTGGTGCCAGTGAAGCAGGGTTACCGCTATTGTTTATAATGGTTTTAATCGTGCTTGGACTATTTACTGTAATTGGCATATTCTACAGCGTTTTGGTGGCCACAATGGTTGGACAACGAATTTGGCAGCGGCATTATCATATACTTGCGAAAAGGATGCTAACAAAA GAATATGTTGTGGAGGATGTTGATGGTGAAATGACGGGATCAGATTGGTCTCCTCCACCACTTCCACCTGAGCATGTTCAGCAGCTGAAAAACCTGGGCCTTCTGTGA
- the LOC133695353 gene encoding uncharacterized protein LOC133695353 isoform X3 gives MADHVSDASPLIPPSPITEPSEIDLEAGPGEQIQCRICLETDGRDFIAPCKCKGTTKYVHRECLDQWRAVKVIASLAYLVYLIDTHQKSWLRLAWGFDSEFSFYYICECCWTGALLFFALLGLSGCFITCYDRRVRNDLAQPCREICLCCCQPGVCADCHLPGTICMWTDCTTCFESCASTAGECGCLGGASEAGLPLLFIMVLIVLGLFTVIGIFYSVLVATMVGQRIWQRHYHILAKRMLTKEYVVEDVDGEMTGSDWSPPPLPPEHVQQLKNLGLL, from the exons ATGGCTGATCATGTATCGGACGCTTCCCCTCTAATCCCTCCGTCGCCGATCACCGAGCCCAGCGAGATCGACCTCGAAGCCGGTCCTGGCGAGCAAATCCAGTGCCGTATTTGCCTCGAAACTGACG GTAGGGATTTTATTGCACCATGCAAGTGCAAAGGAACGACAAAGTATGTACATCGTGAATGCTTGGATCAGTGGCGAGCTGTGAAA GTAATTGCTTCACTAGCATATTTGGTCTACCTAATTGACACTCATCAAAAGTCTTGGCTTCGTCTCGCATGGGGCTTTGATAGCGAGTTTAGTTTCTACTACATATGTG AATGTTGTTGGACAGGAGCACTATTATTCTTCGCTTTGCTGGGGCTATCTGGGTGCTTCATAACTTGCTATGATCGAAGAGTACGCAATGATTTGGCTCAGCCATGTCGAGAGATATGTCTTTGTTGCTGCCAGCCCGG TGTGTGTGCAGACTGCCATTTACCTGGTACTATTTGCATGTGGACTGACTGTACCACATGCTTTGAAAGCTGTGCAAGTACAGCTGGTGAATGTGGTTGCTTAGGTGGTGCCAGTGAAGCAGGGTTACCGCTATTGTTTATAATGGTTTTAATCGTGCTTGGACTATTTACTGTAATTGGCATATTCTACAGCGTTTTGGTGGCCACAATGGTTGGACAACGAATTTGGCAGCGGCATTATCATATACTTGCGAAAAGGATGCTAACAAAA GAATATGTTGTGGAGGATGTTGATGGTGAAATGACGGGATCAGATTGGTCTCCTCCACCACTTCCACCTGAGCATGTTCAGCAGCTGAAAAACCTGGGCCTTCTGTGA